The genomic DNA GTGCAGAACGTCCGCCAGGAACTCGACAAAGTCGAACTGCAATTCCAACAGCTCAGCAACGAACTCAAGGAAAAGCAATCGCTCGGCCAAGCGATCGACGAGCAGATGTATCAACGCTTGTACGAGCTCGACGTGCAGCGCAAGAAACTCACGGCGAAGTTCGAGCAGCCGACGACGGAAACGCCCACCCATAAAGACGGCGACGGCGCGAAGCACGCCGGCCGTAAGCTGCTGCGCCAAGAGGTCGGGCCGGAGGAGATCGCCGAAGTCGTCAGCGCATGGACCGGCATTCCGGTGACCCGCATGATGGAAGCCGAGAAAGCCAAGCTCTTGGTGCTCGAAGAGCGGCTGCATCAGCGCGTCGTCGGGCAAGACGAAGCGGTCGAGGCCGTGGCGAACGCCGTGCGCCGTAGTCGCTCCGGCTTGCAAGACCCGAACCGGCCGATCGGCTCGTTCATCTTTCTCGGGCCCACCGGAGTCGGCAAGACCGAGCTGTGCAAAGCGCTCGCGCAAGTCCTGTTCGATAGCGAGCAAGCGATCGTCCGGATCGACATGAGCGAGTTTATGGAGAAGCATTCCGTCAGCCGGTTGATCGGCGCGCCGCCGGGCTACGTCGGCTACGAAGAAGGGGGCCGGCTGACCGAAGCGGTGCGCCGCAGGCCGTATTCCGTCGTGCTGCTGGACGAAATCGAGAAAGCGCATCGCGACGTGTTCAACGTGCTGCTGCAAGTCCTCGACGACGGCCGGCTCACCGACGGCCAAGGACGCACCGTCGACTTCACGAACACGATCATCGTGATGACGTCGAACGTCGGCAGCCAAGCGATTCAAGAACTGACGCGCAGCGGCGCAAGCCAAGAAGAGATCCAAAGCGCCGTGCAAGAAGCGCTCGAAGAGAAGTTTCTGCCGGAGTTCCTCAACCGGATCGACGAGACGATCGTGTTCCACCCGCTCGATCGGAAACACATTCATCGGATCGTCGAACTGCAGCTGCAAAGGTTGGAGAAGCAGGTCGAGCAAAACGATCTACACATCGAGATTACGCCGGCGGCGATCAACGCCGTCGCGGTCGAAGGCTACGACCCGATCTACGGCGCCAGGCCGCTCAAGCGGGTGATTCAACAGCGATTGCAGAACCCGCTGGCAAGCGAGCTGCTGCGCGGCGAATACCCGCCGGGGAGCACGATCGGAATCGATTTCGTCGACGAGGAGTTCGTGTTTTCTCGTCTCGAAGCGAAAAAACCGGCCGCGCCGCCGCTGAAGCCGGCCACGGCCAAGTAACCGTCGATTCGTTCCCCCTCGCAACCTGCTGGCTCGAATCGAGGGCTTGGTATAAAATCGAGTATCTCCAGCCCTCGCCAGCCCGCCGCCACGGAATTCCCATGAACCAACGCACTCGCCGGTCGTTCTTCGTACCCGCGGTTTTGCTCGCTCCCCTGGTTCTCGGCTGGGCGAGCTTCGCTTGCTTCGGAGCGGAAGAAAAGCCGGCCGAGAAGACGACGCCGCCGGTCGCCGCTCCGGCCGCGGCAGCCCCTCCGAGCGCCGAAGAGAAGCACGTGAAGGAGACGATTTCGTTCCTCGCCTCCGACGGACTCGAAGGGCGCGGGCCCGGCACGAAGGGGATCGATCAAGCCGCGGAGTTCATCGCCGCCGAATTCAAGAAGGCGGGATTGAAGACCGATCTGTTCGCCGGCCAACCGTACCAAGCGTTCTCGATGGGCATCGGCTCGGAGCTCGGCAAACGAAACTCACTCACGCTCGTCGGCCCGCCGGGACCGGACGGCAAGCCGCGCCGCATCGAACTCAAGCTCGGGCAAGACTATTCGCCCCTTTCGATCGGCGGCTCGGGCAAGATCAACGTGCCGCTCGTATTCGTCGGCTATGGCATCACGGCGAAGCAAAGCTCGCAAGCGGCGCTGGATCCGCACGCCGATCCGCATGCCAACCCCCACGGCGATCCGCACGCGAAGCCGGCGGATCCGAAGACGCCTACTCCCAAGGGAACTGCCCCGAAGGCGCAGCCTGCTGCGGCGAAGGAACCTGCTAAGGAAAAGGAACCTGTGAAGGAGCCGGCTAAGGAGGCCGCGAAACCGCAAGCGGTGGTTGATCCGCATGCCGCGCCGGTGAAGGCGGGAGCGAAGCCGGAAGATGCGATCGTGTACGACGATTACGCCGGCATCGACGTGAAGGGGAAGTGCGTCGTCGTGTTTCGCCATCAGCCGCAGCAAGGGAACCCGCACGGCATCTTGCCCGGCATTCCGAACTCGCCGCACGCTCCGTTCACGCGCAAGATCTCGAACGCCTACGAACATGGTGCCGCGGCGGTCATCTTCGTGACCTCGGACTACGACATCAACAACAAGCTCGAAGCCCGGCGGAAGCAGTGGCAAGAGGCGGTCGACGAAATCCTTGAAGAACAAAAGAAGTTTGCGGCGATCAAGAAGCCGACGCCGGCCCAAACGGCCGAGTATCGCAAGACGATCGACGCCGCTGCGCAGCAAGTGCTCGACCAGAGCAAGAAGCTCGACGACGAGCGCGATCCGCTGCTCGAGTTCCGCAGCGCCGGCGGCTCGTCCGACGGCTCGCGCCTCCCCGCGATGCACGCCCGCCGCAAGGTTTGGGACACGCTGCTGACGGAGCTCAAGAAGCCTACTCTCGCCGGAATCGAGAAGCAGATCGACGAAGGGCCGAAGCCGCAAAGCTTCTCGCTCGAAGGGTGGAGCGTCGAAGGAGAGGTCGACGTCGAGCGCAAAGAAGCCGAAGTGAAGAACGTGGTCGGCGTGCTCGAAGGAGACGGCCCGCATGCCGACGAAACGGTCGTCATCGGCGCGCATTACGACCATCTCGGCTTCGGAGGCGAAGGTTCGTTCGTGCCGACGGTGCGCGAAATCCACAACGGTGCCGACGACAACGCCTCGGGCACCACGGCCCTCTTGGAAGCGGCCCGCCTGCTCGGTTCGAGCGGCAAGAAGCCGGGCCGACGGATCGTATTCATCGCGTTCACGGCGGAAGAACGCGGCCTGATCGGCAGCGCTCGCTACTGCAAAGACCCGCTGTTTCCGCTGGAGAAGACGGTCGCGATGTTGAACATGGACATGGTCGGTCGCCTCACCGACGACAAGCTCATCATCCAAGGGGGGGACACGGCGAAGGAGTTCACGACGTTGCTCGACAAACTCAACGCCGACGAATTTCACTTCAAGCTCACGCACAATCCCGGCGGCTTCGGGCCGAGCGATCATGCCTCGTTCTATGCGAAGAAGGTGCCGGTGTTGCACTTCTTCACCGGCTTGCATAAGGACTATCACCGTCCGACCGACGACGCCGACAAGGTGAACGCGGCGGGACTGATCCGCGTGGCGAAGATGGTGAGCGATACCGCGGCGACGATCGCCCAACTGCCGGAACGTCCGACGTATCAAGAATCGAAAGCCGGCGCATCCGGCGGCGGCGATCGAGGCGGCGACCGACCCTACTTCGGCAGCATCCCCGACTTCGCGCAAAGCGAGCCGGGCTACGGCATCAGCGGCGTCGCGAAGGGTAGCCCGTCGGAAAAGGCGGGGCTCAAGAGCGGCGACGTGATCATCAAGTTGGGGGAGAGCCGCGTCGGCAATCTCGACGACTTCGACTCCGCGCTCCGCAAGTTCAAAGCGGGCGATAAGGTTACGGTCGTCGTGAAGCGCGAGGGGAAGGAAGTCTCTCTGTCGGTGACGCTCGGCGCGCCGCGGTAGCCCGTTCGGCCGGTGCGACGAGCGCATATCGAACGCGAAATCGCGCAAAAAACAACGCCTTCGGCGATCGCTGCCGGCGGCTTGAAACGGCCTATTTTACGGGCTGCGGAGCGTTTTCTTGCGCCTCGATATTCTGACCTTTACCGCTCTGGCCGATTGCGTCACAATCCCGCCTCCACGACCTAGCGCTCGGGCTGCCTGCGAGGCATGCTCTGATCGGAGCGGCGTTCCCCCACCGGAGCGTGACACGGTCGTGAATGTTGAGTAACGGAAGACTCGACCCAAGCAAGGAGTGCTCTCGCGTGATGAAAACGATTTTCTCGGCATTGTTGGCGACGATTGTTCTATCGATGGCCGCCCCTGCGTTCGCGCAGCAACCGGCTCAACCTCACCCGCAAGTGATCTCGCCGATCGCCATTCTCGATCTGCCGTACTTGTTCCGCAATCACAACCGTTTCAAGCAAATGGACGAAGTCCTAAAGCAAGAAATCGGCGGTGCCGAAGGGACCTTCATGACCGAACAAAAGGCCATGAAGGAAATGGTCACCCGTCTGCAAGAGCTCAAGCAAGGGACCCCGGAATACAAGCAGCTTGAGGAAGAGCTCGCCAAGCGCGACGCCGATATGTCGCTCCGCATCAACATCATGAAGAAGAACTTCGCCGAGAAGAAGGCGAAGAACTACTTCGACGTCTACCAAGAAGTGATGCGCTACGTCGGCTACCACGCCCAGAACAACGGCGTCGTACTCGTGATCAACTTCAACGGCGATCCGGTCGACGGCAGCAATCCGCAATCGGTCATCCAAGGCCTCAACAGCACGGTGCTCTACAAGCACCCGGGCGTCGACATCACGCCGATCGTGCTCGAAATGTGCAACCGCGGCTTGCAGATTCCGGAAACGGCTCAGAACCCGGCCGCGAATCCCGCGTTCCCGGTTCAGCGCTAAGAACGGTTCGTTCGTCCTCCGTTGCGACCCTCACGCATCGAGTGCGCAGTCGTTCGCGAAACATGCGAACGACTGCGTCCGATCCGAGGGTGCGCGGCGAAACCTTTCTTCCCGCTAGGCCACCGGTATTCCGATGTACGCACCACGACAACAGCGCACGATCGCCCGATCGGCCGTCGTCGCCGGTTACGGTTATTGGAGCGGTCGCGACGTTCAAGTCGAATTTCGCCCCGCCCCGCCCGACACCGGCGTCACGTTCGTTCGCCGCGACTTAACGCCCGCCGTCCGCATTCGGGCCGCGGTCGACCACAGCATCGACGCCCCTCGTCGCACCGTTCTGCGGAGCGGCGGCGCGGAAGTCGAGATGGTCGAACACATCCTCGCGGCCTTGTTCGGCTTGCATGTCGACAATTGCGAAGTTTGGGTCGATGCACCGGAAATGCCCGGCTGCGACGGCTCGAGCCAAGCCTTCGTCGACGCGCTCACCACGGCCGGCATCGAAACGCAGCCCGCGATGCGCCGCGCCCTCGTGGTGCGCGAAGTGACGCGCCTGGGCGACAAGAACGTCTGGATCGAAGCTCGGCCGAACCCCGCGAACGGCCTTTCGGTCAAGTTTCATCTCGACTACGGGCCGGGCAATTGCGTCGGCGAGCAAACGTTGTCGCTACCGATTACGGTCGATTCGTTTCGTCGCGAGTTGGCTTCGAGCCGCACGTTTTTACTAAAGAGCGAAGCCGATTGGCTGCTCTCGCAAGGGCTCGGCACGCATGTGACCCCGAAGGATTTATTGATCTTCGACGCCGACGGCCCGATCGACAACGAGTTGCGCTATCGCGACGAATGCGTGCGACATAAAGCGCTCGACTTGGTCGGCGATCTGGCTCTGGCCGGATGCGATCTCATCGGACACTTCGTCGCCTATCGCAGCGGCCATCGCTTGAACGCCGATCTCGTTCGCTCGCTGCTGAGCGAAGCGGCTCCGTCGGAGATTCGCCGCAGCGCTTAGCGATGAGCGCCTAGAACAGAGCCTGTACGGATTCGGAGAGTAGCATTATGAAAAAGATTCGCACGGCCGTCGTCGGTGCCGGACATCTCGGCCGCATTCACGCCCGGATCCTTAAGACACTGGGCGACTTCGAGCTCGTCGCCGTGATCGATCCGGTCGAAGCGGCTCGCAACATGGTAGCCGAACAGTTCGGCGTCGCGGTCGACGACGATCATCGCCGCTGGCTCGATCGGGTCGACGCCGTCATCGTCGCCGCGCCGACGAAATTCCATCACGCAGTCACTCGCGATTTTCTCGAAGCGGGCATCCCGGCATTCGTCGAGAAGCCGATTTGCTCCTCGATCGAAGAAGCGGAAGAGCTCGTCGAGTGTGCGATGCTCCGTCGCCTGGCGTTGCAGGTCGGGCATGTCGAACGCTTCAATCCGGCTTGGAATGCGGTTCGGCCGCACCTCAACGCTCCCACGTACATCGAATGCGTCCGCGAAGGGGTGTTCAGCTTTCGCTCGACCGACGTCGGGGTCGTGCTCGATCTAATGATCCACGATATCGACCTCGTGCTCGACTTGGTGAAGTCGCGCGTCGTCGACGTCGAAGCTTGCGGCACGGCACTCCTCGGCTCGCGGGAAGACGTGGCCCATGCGCGCATCCGCTTCGAAAACGGCTGCATTGCCGTGCTGAACGCATCGCGGGTCAGTCATGTCGCCACGCGACAAATGAAAGTTCGCACCGCCGACACCATGGCGACCATCGACTTCAACAGCCGCACCGCTACGATGACGCGCATCCACGAGAGCCTGCTACGGGGCGATCTGGACGTCGAACGGCTCTCGCATGCAGAAAAGCTGCAAGTAAAGGAAGTCTTGCTCACGACGTTGCTCAAGCAAGAGACGCTCGAAGCGGCCCCGCGCGATGCCATCGCCGCGGAACTGCAGGACTTCAGCGAAGCGATTCGGACGGGCCGCCGCCCGACCGTGTCCGGCATCGACGGCTTGGAAGCGCTGCGAGTCGCGACGAAGGTCGTCGCTGCGATCCAAGGCCCGCAAGAAATGCCGACGCGCGAGACGAAGCCGAAGATCCTTACCGGCCCGCACTGGCACCTGCGCAGCAACGCGACGATGCCGCGGCGCGAAGCGGGCTAGGGTTCTTTCGACGCACGGCTACGCTAAGTCGCGGTCTTCGAACATCAGCAGCGACACTAAGAGCATGATGCCGGTGTAGAGGGCGCAGTAGAGCGTGGCCCAACCGAGATACGTGCCCCATTGCGCCACGGTGAGCACGGAGTCGCGGCCGGAGGCGATCGCGGCCTGAATGTTGAAGTGCTCGAGCACCGGCAGCAGCGTCGACAGAAATTGGCCGACGAACGCCACGATCGGCAGCTTCCCGATCGACGATTGCACCAACAGCGGTGTCATGTGGCCGACGACGTAGATCGTCGCGCAGATCAGCATGTTCGGGACCATCGCCAGGCGCGTGCTGATGGCGACGCTGATCGCCGTCATGACGATCGTTTCCAAGAAGCAGAGAAAGAGCGCCGGCGCGGTTTGAATCATCTCCGCTTGGCAGGCCATCCAGGCGGGGTCGGGCAACGAATTCTCGCGGGCCTCGAACTTCACCTTGTAGCTCGTCATCGCGAGAAAGAACGCTCCCATGATGATGTAATAGATCACGACCGGCATCAGCACGCCGAGCATCTTGCCGACGACGAACTCGCGCCGGCCGATCGGCTTCGAGAGGACCGTGAGCGCCGTACGACCGTCGACTTCTTCCGAAATCGAAACCGCGGCCGACGAGACCGCCAGAATGATCGAGAGGACCAGGATCATCATGAGCCCGGTGTCTTTCATCATCTTCAAGTCGTCGCCGAACGTGCTATAGGGCAAGAAGGCGGAGAAGCCGACGAGGAGAATTCCGAAGAAGATCACGGCGAAGAACAAGCTTTGCGAGACGCACTCTTTCGCCGTCGTGCGCACGACCGCTTCCACGCGCGGAAACAGCACGTACAGCAGGCGCCGGAAGCTCCACAACAGCGCAAGCTGCACCAACACGCCGGCGACGACGATCCACAGCGGGACGATCCAGTTGTACCAAACGCCGAACAAGATCATGGTTCTTAGTCTCGGTTGTGTTTATCCGCCCAGTGCCATCGAAAACCAGCGCCATCGAAAACTAGTGCTTGATCGAAAAGTCGGGGAATTCCGCCGCGGCGGCGACCGGCTCTTCGATGTCGATCGCGGTGATGTTGCGCTTCATCGTCTCGCCGAGCGCACAACAAAACCGCTCGACTTCGTCGGCCGCTCCTTCGGCAACCATCAGGACGCGGCCGTCGTCCAAGTTTTGCACGAAGCCGGTCACGCGAAAGCGGGCCGCCGTCTCGTGGGCCGTGAAGCGAAAGCCGACCCCTTGCACTCGGCCCGTGTAGCGAACCGTTTGCCGAATGGCTTCATTCGCGGTCGTTCTGTGTTCCGTCATCCTAGCGTCCTTACGTCGCGGCTCCGGACTGGTTGTCCGTTCTTTCGCAATCTATCCCCTGCGGTCGGTCGTAGACCAGGGGCGGCGCAGGGTTCTAACCGAACACTAACAAAACGGCCGGGGCAACCACGCTCCGCTCGCCATTTCCGCCGGTTTAATTCAGCACGACTTCTTCGAGCAGGCAGATCGCCGTCAGTTCGGCTCGCACGACCCACACTCGCTCTCGATTCACCGCCACGCCATGCTCGCGGCAGCGCACGATATATTGCTCGCGCGTCATGGTCGGCGTATCGCGTAGGTCGTGCGCATCGGCCTGGCGCAACACGACGAACTCGCCGTCGGCCGATTCCAGGTCGCCGATGTAGATGAACGACGTCTTCAGATCGAGCACGACGGTCCGGCCGGATAAGGTTTCGATGCCGCTCGTCATGACGATGTTTTAACCTGCACGAAGAAACGGAAAAGTCGAAGCCTAGGCCATCGCGAAAGCAACCGGCCGGGGATGCCGGCAGCCCCTTGCTACCTTAAGTTCTCGACACCTTCGCGACAACCGGCAGTCGGTCGAAGTAGCTTTGCGCAAGTTCGATTATGCGCCGATCTTGACCGCCCTGGACGTTTCTTCTACCGTCCCGCTCTATGCCGCAAATTAGTTCACTTCTTCGGATCAGCCTCATCGCCGCGACGTTGGCCGGCTCGGTGGCGCACGCGCAATCGGGCCCTCCGACGGCGGCCGCCAACCCGATGATGGGAACGGTCGACGGCCTGCTGCTGCTGAAGAACGGCGAGACGCTCGAAGGGCGGATCTCGCGCTCGGGCGACTATTACCTGCTCATCACGCCGACCGCGGAAATCCAAGTTCGCATTCGGGAAGTGGAAGCGGTTTGTCGCGACCTCGAAGAAGTGTTCGCCAAGAAACTGTCGCTCGTCAACGCCCGGAGCGCCGACTCTTATCTCGCACTCGCGCAGTGGTGCATCGATCGAGGATTGTACGGCCATGCGGCCCGCGCCCTTACCGACGCGATCCGCCTCGACGATCTTCATCCGCGCATCGCGCTGCTCGAGCGCCGAATGCAGGCCGCGATGTCGACGCCGCGCGCCGTGCCCACGCCGCCGAAGCCCGTTGCGCCGGCGTTCAACGACGAAGAACTCGATCGTGCGGCGAAAAGTATCGGCGCGGAGTCGCTGCATGAATTCACGGTTCGTGTGCAACCGCTGTTGATGAACTACTGTGCGACCGCGGGCTGCCACGGCCCACGCCCCGCGTCGACGTTTCACTTGGAACGAGCTTACCTCAACGAACGAACCGACCCGCGGACGGTGCGGGCGAACTTGCACGCGACGTTGAAACAAATCGATCGAGCGCAACCGAACAAGAGCCCGCTGCTGAATGTTCCGCTGACGGCGCACGGCGGGTCGAAGAAGCCGATCTTCAACGCACACAACGCAGAACATTTCCGGTCGCTGGCCGGCTGGGCGGCGCGTCTGCCGACGCAACGCAACGGGGTTCCCGTGCCGACGTCGGCCGATGTCGTGAGCGCGACGAATACCCTGCAACAACGGCTACCGATCGCGCCGCCGTCGACTCCGGCCACGACTGCTTCGGCCATGGATTCATCGGACCCGGCGAAGCTCAAAACGGCCGTGACGTTGGATGCCGCCGGAGCCGCGATTCCGCTGCCGATCGGGCCTTCGCCGGCGCCTACGACAAGCAGCTCGCCGACGAATGGACCAGCTACCAATGGGCCGCCGGCCAATTCGCCGGCCGGGATCGATCCGTTCGATCCCGACTTATTCAATCGGCGTCGCGAAGCGGAAAAGAAGTAGCCGGCGGGGACCTTCGTCGACTTCGGCACCGTGCGGTCGGCCGCCGTCAGGCTATCCAGTGCGGCGAGCGTTCGCTAAGGTCTGAGAACTACGCGGCGAACCTCTCTGCAGTGAACTTCTCTGCGGCAGCCGAACGGGCGAACGACGCGGAACCACGTTTTCCGAGAACTTACGATGGCTTGGATCTCCGACCCGGCGATTTGGATCGCCTTTCTCACCCTCACGATTCTCGAAATCGTGCTGGGGATCGACAACATCATTTTCATCTCGATCCTCGCGGGCAAGCTCCCTGCCGAGCAGCAAGGGCGGGCCCGCGTCACGGGGCTGATGCTCGCGACCGTGACGCGCGTCATGCTGTTGCTCGCGCTCGCTTGGCTCGTGCATCTCACGGATCCGCTATTCAAGGTCTTCGGCCATGAAATCTCCGGGCGCGATCTGATTCTGATTATCGGCGGGCTGTTCCTCGTCGGCAAAAGCACGCACGAAATTCATGAGAAGCTCGAAGGGGACGACGACCACGACTTCGTCGGTCGCAAGCCGTCGTTCCGAAGCGTGATCGTGCAGATCCTGTTGCTCGATATCGTCTTCTCGCTCGATTCCGTCATCACGGCGGTCGGCATGGTCGAACACGTCGGGGTGATGATCGCGGCCGTGATCGCGGCGATCGGCGTGATGCTGTTCGCGGCTCCCGCCATCAGCCGGTTCGTCGAAAAACATCCGACCGTGAAGATGCTGGCCCTGTCGTTCTTGCTGCTCATCGGCGTGACCCTCATCGCCGAAGGGTTCGACCAACATGTCTCGAAGGGGTATATCTACTTCGCGATGGGGTTCAGCATCTTCGTCGAACTATTGAACCAGCGGCTGACGAAGGCCGGCACGAAACCGGTCCGGCTGCACTCCAAAATCGACGACCCTTCGATCGCCGACTCGTAAAACATGCGGTTTGCCGCGACAAGTTGTCGTCCTGAACCGATTTACGAGCGAGGGTGCTACTCGGAATCGGTGCCGCAAGCTATCATCTTAAGGTTCCGCCTCATTGAGGGTCTTGAGGCTACTCGTACCTTTCGGAAGACGAGAATGAACCGGCATTTAGGTTCGCTGAAACTGTCTGCCGAGTCCGACGAAGCGCTCTCGGGCACTTACGTGCCGCGCTCGAAGCTGATTACGTGGCTAGCGAATCATTCGGACTCCGCGAACCAAAGATCGGCGCTGCGGCGCTACGGCACCGCCGCCGCCGCGATCGCCACGGCGTTTACCATCCGGTCTCTGCTCGAGCCTTATCTCGCCGGGCGCGTTTCTTACGGCTTCTTTCTGGTCGCCACGGTGTTCGTCGCGTGGCGTTGCGGCTTGGTCCCCGCCCTCGCATCGGCCGCCATCGGCGCGCTGTTGGGGAACTATTACTTCGAGTCTCCGGCCGATACTTTTTCGCTCGGGTTCTCTCCAAGCCTCTTCTCGTTTTCGGTCAGCCTGACGATCGGCGTCGTGACGGCGTTCGTGTGTGAATCGTTGCGGGCCGCGGCGATCGAAAACGGACGCCTCTACCGCCTCGCGCGCCAAGCAGACGCGCGTAAAGACGAGTTCCTCGCCATGCTCGCGCACGAGTTGCGCAACCCGATGGCCCCGTTGCGCAACGCTTTGTATCTGCTCGACGCCATCGGGCCGCACGAGCGCCAAGTCGAGCAGTTGCATCGGCTCATCGGAACCCAGGTGGCGCATTTGGTGCGCCTCGTCGACGACTTGCTCGATGTTTCGCGAATCACTTTAGGAAAAATCGATCTCCAGATCGAACGGGCGGAGTTCGGCAAGATCGTCGACTCGGCGATCAACGCCGTGCGACCGCTCATCACCGAGAAGCAACAAGACCTCCGGATTCGGTTGCCGGCCGAGAAGATCTACTTGAGCGCGGATGCGATGCGGCTGACGCAGGTCTTCACGAATCTCCTGCACAACGCGATGAAATTCACGGAGCCGACCGGCCGCATCTGGCTGACCGTCGAGACCACGCCGACGCTGCTCACGCTCCGCGTGCGCGACACGGGAGTCGGCATGACCGCCGACGAACTGACGCGTGCGTTCGACTTATTCGAGCAAGCGCACAACACGGTCGATCAAGCCAAGGGAGGCCTCGG from Planctomycetia bacterium includes the following:
- a CDS encoding M20/M25/M40 family metallo-hydrolase, coding for MNQRTRRSFFVPAVLLAPLVLGWASFACFGAEEKPAEKTTPPVAAPAAAAPPSAEEKHVKETISFLASDGLEGRGPGTKGIDQAAEFIAAEFKKAGLKTDLFAGQPYQAFSMGIGSELGKRNSLTLVGPPGPDGKPRRIELKLGQDYSPLSIGGSGKINVPLVFVGYGITAKQSSQAALDPHADPHANPHGDPHAKPADPKTPTPKGTAPKAQPAAAKEPAKEKEPVKEPAKEAAKPQAVVDPHAAPVKAGAKPEDAIVYDDYAGIDVKGKCVVVFRHQPQQGNPHGILPGIPNSPHAPFTRKISNAYEHGAAAVIFVTSDYDINNKLEARRKQWQEAVDEILEEQKKFAAIKKPTPAQTAEYRKTIDAAAQQVLDQSKKLDDERDPLLEFRSAGGSSDGSRLPAMHARRKVWDTLLTELKKPTLAGIEKQIDEGPKPQSFSLEGWSVEGEVDVERKEAEVKNVVGVLEGDGPHADETVVIGAHYDHLGFGGEGSFVPTVREIHNGADDNASGTTALLEAARLLGSSGKKPGRRIVFIAFTAEERGLIGSARYCKDPLFPLEKTVAMLNMDMVGRLTDDKLIIQGGDTAKEFTTLLDKLNADEFHFKLTHNPGGFGPSDHASFYAKKVPVLHFFTGLHKDYHRPTDDADKVNAAGLIRVAKMVSDTAATIAQLPERPTYQESKAGASGGGDRGGDRPYFGSIPDFAQSEPGYGISGVAKGSPSEKAGLKSGDVIIKLGESRVGNLDDFDSALRKFKAGDKVTVVVKREGKEVSLSVTLGAPR
- a CDS encoding TerC family protein gives rise to the protein MAWISDPAIWIAFLTLTILEIVLGIDNIIFISILAGKLPAEQQGRARVTGLMLATVTRVMLLLALAWLVHLTDPLFKVFGHEISGRDLILIIGGLFLVGKSTHEIHEKLEGDDDHDFVGRKPSFRSVIVQILLLDIVFSLDSVITAVGMVEHVGVMIAAVIAAIGVMLFAAPAISRFVEKHPTVKMLALSFLLLIGVTLIAEGFDQHVSKGYIYFAMGFSIFVELLNQRLTKAGTKPVRLHSKIDDPSIADS
- a CDS encoding OmpH family outer membrane protein; the protein is MMKTIFSALLATIVLSMAAPAFAQQPAQPHPQVISPIAILDLPYLFRNHNRFKQMDEVLKQEIGGAEGTFMTEQKAMKEMVTRLQELKQGTPEYKQLEEELAKRDADMSLRINIMKKNFAEKKAKNYFDVYQEVMRYVGYHAQNNGVVLVINFNGDPVDGSNPQSVIQGLNSTVLYKHPGVDITPIVLEMCNRGLQIPETAQNPAANPAFPVQR
- a CDS encoding hybrid sensor histidine kinase/response regulator, which gives rise to MNRHLGSLKLSAESDEALSGTYVPRSKLITWLANHSDSANQRSALRRYGTAAAAIATAFTIRSLLEPYLAGRVSYGFFLVATVFVAWRCGLVPALASAAIGALLGNYYFESPADTFSLGFSPSLFSFSVSLTIGVVTAFVCESLRAAAIENGRLYRLARQADARKDEFLAMLAHELRNPMAPLRNALYLLDAIGPHERQVEQLHRLIGTQVAHLVRLVDDLLDVSRITLGKIDLQIERAEFGKIVDSAINAVRPLITEKQQDLRIRLPAEKIYLSADAMRLTQVFTNLLHNAMKFTEPTGRIWLTVETTPTLLTLRVRDTGVGMTADELTRAFDLFEQAHNTVDQAKGGLGIGLTLARSLVEMHEGTISADSPGPNLGTEITVRLPIKSPPQDSYDLESDSVPLTPEFHRDMVESVEAGDARQHLKVVVIDDVAATASIMAKLLLFWNHEAKVCHDGFATLETIRTFKPDVVLTDIGLPQMNGYQLAEEIRRLPGLSDVTIIAISGYGQASDIQRSRAAGLAYHLTKPIDPVELKAILEGLKPAGVNVTE
- the lpxC gene encoding UDP-3-O-acyl-N-acetylglucosamine deacetylase, translated to MYAPRQQRTIARSAVVAGYGYWSGRDVQVEFRPAPPDTGVTFVRRDLTPAVRIRAAVDHSIDAPRRTVLRSGGAEVEMVEHILAALFGLHVDNCEVWVDAPEMPGCDGSSQAFVDALTTAGIETQPAMRRALVVREVTRLGDKNVWIEARPNPANGLSVKFHLDYGPGNCVGEQTLSLPITVDSFRRELASSRTFLLKSEADWLLSQGLGTHVTPKDLLIFDADGPIDNELRYRDECVRHKALDLVGDLALAGCDLIGHFVAYRSGHRLNADLVRSLLSEAAPSEIRRSA
- a CDS encoding acylphosphatase; amino-acid sequence: MTEHRTTANEAIRQTVRYTGRVQGVGFRFTAHETAARFRVTGFVQNLDDGRVLMVAEGAADEVERFCCALGETMKRNITAIDIEEPVAAAAEFPDFSIKH
- a CDS encoding ABC transporter permease, whose amino-acid sequence is MILFGVWYNWIVPLWIVVAGVLVQLALLWSFRRLLYVLFPRVEAVVRTTAKECVSQSLFFAVIFFGILLVGFSAFLPYSTFGDDLKMMKDTGLMMILVLSIILAVSSAAVSISEEVDGRTALTVLSKPIGRREFVVGKMLGVLMPVVIYYIIMGAFFLAMTSYKVKFEARENSLPDPAWMACQAEMIQTAPALFLCFLETIVMTAISVAISTRLAMVPNMLICATIYVVGHMTPLLVQSSIGKLPIVAFVGQFLSTLLPVLEHFNIQAAIASGRDSVLTVAQWGTYLGWATLYCALYTGIMLLVSLLMFEDRDLA
- a CDS encoding Gfo/Idh/MocA family oxidoreductase — its product is MKKIRTAVVGAGHLGRIHARILKTLGDFELVAVIDPVEAARNMVAEQFGVAVDDDHRRWLDRVDAVIVAAPTKFHHAVTRDFLEAGIPAFVEKPICSSIEEAEELVECAMLRRLALQVGHVERFNPAWNAVRPHLNAPTYIECVREGVFSFRSTDVGVVLDLMIHDIDLVLDLVKSRVVDVEACGTALLGSREDVAHARIRFENGCIAVLNASRVSHVATRQMKVRTADTMATIDFNSRTATMTRIHESLLRGDLDVERLSHAEKLQVKEVLLTTLLKQETLEAAPRDAIAAELQDFSEAIRTGRRPTVSGIDGLEALRVATKVVAAIQGPQEMPTRETKPKILTGPHWHLRSNATMPRREAG